Proteins from one Streptomyces sp. 840.1 genomic window:
- a CDS encoding helix-turn-helix transcriptional regulator produces the protein MSNSEVAEPPVPDSEAVVPCCPPLTAGELSPRDAEKMAVMFKALSDPVRLRLFSKVASHPGGEACVCDIQDVGVSQPTVSHHLKKLREAGLLTSERRGTWVYYRVAPSVVAGMSALLDLRAAGS, from the coding sequence ATGTCGAATTCTGAGGTCGCCGAGCCGCCGGTCCCGGATTCCGAGGCCGTCGTGCCGTGCTGCCCGCCCCTCACCGCCGGAGAGCTGTCTCCGCGGGACGCGGAGAAGATGGCCGTGATGTTCAAGGCGCTCTCCGACCCGGTGCGCCTGCGCCTGTTCTCCAAGGTGGCCTCGCACCCGGGCGGCGAGGCGTGCGTGTGTGACATCCAGGACGTCGGCGTCTCCCAGCCGACCGTCTCCCACCACCTGAAGAAGCTCCGCGAGGCGGGCCTGCTGACCTCGGAGCGGCGCGGGACCTGGGTCTACTACCGAGTCGCACCGTCCGTCGTGGCCGGCATGTCCGCCCTGCTCGACCTCCGCGCCGCCGGCAGCTGA
- a CDS encoding TetR/AcrR family transcriptional regulator produces MAAELSTHHRRLAQQKRGAIISAATDLFLNRGYDGTSLARIAEAAAVSKSTLFKQFPTKAALFEAIVTESWQRDAGGTVARPRAGDLRSGLTSIGHRYAELIGRPGMTALFRIVIAELPRFPELGGMQFQLGKLPYFTSVQHYLESEHEAGNADVPDAESATNQFLGMIANYVLWPRMLLTDWNPAAPDTRYAVEQAVETMLARYTSDRPA; encoded by the coding sequence ATGGCAGCAGAGCTCTCCACACATCACCGCCGCCTCGCCCAGCAAAAGCGTGGGGCGATCATCTCCGCAGCCACGGACCTCTTCCTGAACCGCGGCTACGACGGCACTTCCCTCGCCCGCATCGCCGAAGCGGCGGCAGTCTCGAAGTCCACCCTGTTCAAGCAGTTCCCCACCAAGGCAGCCCTCTTCGAGGCCATCGTCACCGAGTCCTGGCAGCGCGACGCCGGCGGCACTGTCGCACGGCCTCGGGCCGGAGACCTGCGTTCCGGCCTGACGTCCATCGGCCACCGTTACGCCGAGCTGATCGGCCGGCCCGGCATGACAGCCCTGTTCCGCATCGTCATCGCGGAGCTGCCCCGCTTCCCCGAACTGGGAGGGATGCAGTTCCAGCTCGGCAAGCTGCCCTACTTCACCTCGGTCCAGCACTACCTGGAGTCGGAGCACGAGGCCGGCAACGCCGACGTCCCGGACGCCGAGAGCGCCACCAACCAGTTCCTCGGGATGATCGCCAACTACGTCCTGTGGCCCCGCATGCTGCTGACCGACTGGAACCCCGCAGCCCCTGACACCCGCTACGCCGTCGAGCAGGCCGTAGAGACCATGCTCGCCCGCTACACCTCCGATCGACCAGCCTGA
- a CDS encoding NAD(P)-binding domain-containing protein, producing the protein MTTTADLPVAVIGAGPTGLAAAAHLIEHGLEPLVLEAGPTAATAVAQWAHVRLFSTWGEVVDPAAEKLLAPTGWARPAPDSCPSGGEWAKQYLQPLADVLGDRVRLGARVTGVSRTGRDRIVDADRDQQPFVVHLTRADGGEERIFARAVIDASGTWATPSPAGGSGLPALGEKAAADRITYRVPDLKDPAVRARYASKRTAVIGSGASAFTALADLADVATSDTGAGTKSVWILRRGMSGSTFGGGTADQLPARGALGLAAKASVDEGHAHAVTGFRTEAIERDADGRLLLVGEDGRRLDPVDEVIVLTGFRPDLGFLDELRLGLDERLQAPTALAPLIDPNQHSCGTVYPHGHRELSHPEAGIYLVGMKSYGRAPTFLAMTGYEQVRSVAAALAGDREAADRVELTLPETGVCGGSGLFDDPAAAQGDTGGCCATPQPALIQLGTGAPETAGDEAPVGGCCSS; encoded by the coding sequence ATGACCACCACCGCGGACCTGCCGGTCGCCGTGATCGGAGCCGGCCCCACCGGCCTCGCCGCCGCCGCCCACCTCATCGAGCACGGCCTGGAACCCCTCGTCCTGGAAGCCGGGCCGACAGCCGCCACCGCCGTAGCGCAGTGGGCACACGTGCGCCTCTTCTCGACCTGGGGCGAAGTCGTCGACCCGGCAGCCGAGAAGCTCCTCGCGCCCACGGGATGGGCCCGCCCCGCCCCGGACTCCTGCCCCTCCGGCGGCGAGTGGGCGAAGCAGTACCTCCAGCCGCTCGCCGACGTCCTCGGAGACCGCGTACGCCTCGGCGCCCGGGTCACCGGCGTCTCGCGCACCGGCCGCGACCGGATCGTGGACGCCGACCGCGACCAGCAGCCCTTCGTGGTGCACCTCACCCGCGCCGATGGCGGCGAAGAACGGATCTTCGCCCGCGCCGTCATCGACGCCTCCGGCACCTGGGCCACCCCGTCCCCCGCCGGGGGCAGCGGACTGCCCGCTCTCGGCGAGAAGGCGGCCGCCGACCGCATCACCTACCGTGTCCCCGACCTCAAGGACCCGGCCGTCCGCGCCCGGTACGCGAGCAAGCGCACCGCCGTCATCGGCTCCGGTGCCTCCGCCTTCACCGCCCTCGCCGACCTCGCCGATGTCGCCACGTCGGACACCGGCGCGGGCACGAAGAGCGTGTGGATCCTGCGACGGGGCATGTCCGGCTCCACCTTCGGCGGCGGCACCGCCGACCAGCTCCCCGCCCGGGGCGCCCTCGGCCTGGCCGCGAAGGCCTCCGTCGACGAAGGACACGCCCACGCGGTCACCGGCTTCCGCACGGAGGCGATCGAGCGCGACGCGGACGGGCGGCTCCTCCTGGTCGGCGAGGACGGGCGCCGCCTGGACCCGGTCGACGAAGTGATCGTGCTGACCGGCTTCCGCCCTGACCTCGGCTTCCTCGACGAACTCCGCCTCGGCCTCGACGAGCGCCTCCAGGCCCCGACCGCACTGGCCCCGCTGATCGATCCCAACCAGCACTCCTGCGGCACCGTCTACCCCCACGGCCACCGCGAGCTCTCCCACCCGGAAGCCGGGATCTACCTGGTCGGCATGAAGTCCTACGGCCGCGCCCCGACCTTCCTCGCGATGACAGGCTACGAGCAGGTCCGCTCCGTTGCCGCCGCCCTCGCCGGAGACCGCGAAGCCGCCGACCGCGTCGAACTCACCCTCCCCGAGACCGGCGTCTGCGGAGGCTCCGGACTCTTCGACGACCCGGCCGCCGCACAGGGCGACACGGGAGGATGCTGTGCGACGCCGCAACCCGCCCTGATCCAGCTCGGCACCGGCGCACCGGAGACCGCCGGGGATGAAGCGCCAGTGGGCGGCTGCTGCAGCTCATAG
- a CDS encoding SDR family NAD(P)-dependent oxidoreductase, whose translation MTVDRIALVTGANRGLGRSTALALAARGVRVVVTHRGDAAGADETARHVQAAGGTAAVVRLDISDVSSFGAFTSELSGLLERWGASRLDILVNNAGVGVFGPLEAVTADDFDTVFGTNVRGTFFLIQSLVPLLAQGARVINVSSSLTRHTSPATSVYSASKAAVEALSRTLAAELGPRGIRVNSIAPGPTATDFNGGAMRDDAEMRQALAGQSALGRVGEPEEIGDAIATLASEGLRWMTAQRIEVSGGVLL comes from the coding sequence ATGACAGTCGACAGGATCGCTTTGGTGACCGGCGCGAACCGCGGTCTGGGCCGGAGTACGGCTCTTGCCCTGGCGGCGCGCGGGGTGCGGGTCGTGGTCACCCATCGCGGCGATGCGGCCGGGGCTGATGAGACGGCGCGGCACGTGCAAGCTGCGGGCGGGACTGCCGCTGTCGTGCGTCTCGACATCAGCGACGTCTCCTCTTTCGGAGCCTTCACTTCCGAGCTGAGCGGACTGCTCGAGCGCTGGGGGGCTTCGCGGCTCGATATTCTGGTCAACAACGCGGGGGTGGGTGTCTTCGGCCCGCTGGAGGCTGTCACCGCCGACGACTTCGACACGGTGTTCGGCACGAACGTGCGGGGCACGTTCTTCCTCATCCAGTCGCTTGTGCCGCTGCTGGCGCAGGGCGCCCGTGTCATCAACGTCTCGTCGTCGTTGACTCGCCACACCAGTCCCGCGACCTCGGTCTACTCCGCCTCGAAGGCCGCGGTCGAGGCCCTGAGCCGCACTCTGGCCGCAGAACTCGGCCCCCGGGGCATCCGGGTCAACTCCATTGCCCCGGGGCCGACCGCCACCGACTTCAACGGCGGTGCCATGCGGGATGACGCGGAGATGCGCCAGGCACTCGCCGGGCAGAGCGCACTCGGCCGCGTCGGCGAACCGGAGGAGATCGGCGACGCCATCGCCACGCTGGCCTCCGAGGGTCTGCGCTGGATGACCGCTCAGCGCATCGAAGTCTCCGGCGGCGTCCTCCTGTGA
- a CDS encoding ArsO family NAD(P)H-dependent flavin-containing monooxygenase: MTDRVDVVVIGGGQAGLAAGYHLRRRGLGFVVLDAGPAPGGSWQHMWDSLHLFSPADHSSLPGRLMPTRPGQTYPDARHVVDYLTDYEKRYDLPVQHGARVHSVHREGDRLLTESDAGAWRTRAVISATGTWSRPFFPAVPGRTTFTGRQLHTVNYRAPADFTDQRVIVVGGGNSGAQIAADLTLHGRAQVTWATRRPPRFLPDDIDGRALFGIATARRRALDTGRPDTGGVASLGDIVAVPPVRAARDAGLLHTTPMFTRLTADGVRWADGSHSGADAIIWATGFRPALAHLAPLNLRGPRGHIPTDGTRALGEPRLHLLGYGDWTGPASATLIGAGRPARDAAGQITDLLH, translated from the coding sequence GTGACCGACCGGGTGGATGTGGTGGTGATCGGCGGCGGCCAGGCCGGGCTCGCCGCCGGTTACCACCTGCGCCGGCGCGGCCTCGGCTTCGTCGTCCTGGACGCAGGCCCGGCACCGGGCGGCTCGTGGCAGCACATGTGGGACTCGCTCCACCTGTTCTCCCCGGCCGATCATTCCTCGCTGCCCGGACGGCTCATGCCCACCCGGCCCGGCCAGACCTACCCGGACGCCCGGCACGTGGTGGACTACCTGACCGACTACGAGAAGCGCTACGACCTGCCCGTCCAGCACGGCGCCCGCGTGCATTCCGTCCACCGCGAAGGCGACCGGCTGCTGACCGAATCCGACGCCGGCGCCTGGCGGACGCGGGCGGTCATCTCTGCGACGGGCACCTGGTCACGACCCTTCTTCCCCGCCGTTCCCGGACGCACCACCTTCACCGGCCGCCAGCTCCACACGGTGAACTACCGCGCTCCGGCAGACTTCACCGATCAGCGCGTGATCGTGGTGGGCGGCGGGAACTCCGGCGCACAGATCGCCGCCGACCTCACCCTCCACGGCCGCGCGCAGGTGACCTGGGCGACCCGGCGTCCCCCGCGGTTCCTGCCCGACGACATCGACGGCCGCGCCCTGTTCGGCATCGCCACCGCCCGCCGCCGCGCCCTCGACACCGGCCGGCCCGACACGGGCGGGGTGGCCTCCCTCGGCGACATCGTGGCCGTGCCCCCCGTCCGCGCCGCCCGCGACGCGGGACTCCTGCACACCACGCCGATGTTCACGCGGCTCACCGCCGACGGCGTGCGGTGGGCCGACGGCAGCCACAGCGGCGCCGACGCGATCATCTGGGCCACCGGCTTCCGCCCCGCACTCGCCCACCTCGCCCCGTTGAATTTGCGCGGCCCGCGCGGGCACATCCCCACCGACGGCACCCGCGCACTCGGCGAACCACGGCTGCACCTGCTCGGCTACGGCGACTGGACCGGCCCCGCCTCCGCCACCCTGATCGGCGCCGGCCGCCCGGCCCGCGACGCCGCCGGGCAGATCACCGACCTGCTGCACTGA